A single window of Kitasatospora sp. HUAS MG31 DNA harbors:
- a CDS encoding NADP-dependent succinic semialdehyde dehydrogenase, which translates to MPIATVNPATGRTVETFEPFDDDAVELRLSRAAAAFAHWRTTGFEERSALLRRAADLLDERQEETARTMTLEMGKPIGAARAEAAKCAKAMRWYADRAPGLLADEHPDAADVADSGGSEVYVRYRPLGVVLAVMPWNFPYWQVIRFAAPALMAGNVGLLKHASNVPRTALALERLFVDAGYPEGCFQTLLVNAAGVERVVRDERVAAVTLTGSEGAGRSVAAAAGDEVKKSVLELGGSDPFLVLPSADLPAAVERAVVARVQNNGQSCIAAKRFIVHAEVYDAFTAAFAERMGALVVGDPMDEATDVGPLASRQGCSDIEELVRDAVGLGARVECGGDRPEGLDGGWYYRPTVLTGVTPAMRIHREEAFGPVATVYRVESLQEAIDLANDSPFGLSSNVWTTDPAEREQCVRDLQAGGVFFNGMTASHPAFPFGGVKRSGYGRELSGHGIREFCNITTVWVGA; encoded by the coding sequence ATGCCCATCGCCACCGTCAACCCGGCCACCGGCCGGACCGTGGAAACCTTCGAGCCGTTCGACGACGACGCGGTGGAGCTGCGGCTCTCCCGTGCCGCGGCGGCCTTCGCGCACTGGCGGACCACCGGCTTCGAGGAGCGGTCCGCGCTGCTGCGCCGGGCGGCCGACCTGCTGGACGAACGGCAGGAGGAGACCGCGCGGACGATGACGCTGGAGATGGGCAAGCCGATCGGCGCGGCCCGGGCGGAGGCGGCCAAGTGCGCCAAGGCGATGCGCTGGTACGCGGACCGGGCGCCCGGGCTGCTGGCCGACGAGCACCCGGACGCGGCGGACGTGGCCGACTCCGGCGGCTCGGAGGTGTACGTGCGCTACCGGCCGCTGGGGGTGGTGCTGGCGGTGATGCCGTGGAACTTCCCGTACTGGCAGGTGATCAGGTTCGCGGCGCCGGCGCTGATGGCGGGCAACGTGGGGCTGCTCAAGCACGCCTCCAACGTGCCGCGGACCGCGCTGGCGCTGGAGCGGCTGTTCGTGGACGCCGGCTACCCGGAGGGCTGCTTCCAGACGCTGCTGGTGAACGCCGCGGGGGTGGAGCGGGTGGTCCGCGACGAGCGGGTCGCGGCGGTGACCCTGACCGGCAGTGAGGGCGCCGGACGCTCGGTGGCCGCGGCGGCCGGCGACGAGGTGAAGAAGTCGGTGCTGGAACTCGGCGGCAGCGACCCGTTCCTGGTGCTGCCGTCGGCCGACCTGCCGGCCGCGGTGGAACGGGCGGTGGTGGCCCGGGTGCAGAACAACGGGCAGTCCTGCATCGCGGCGAAGCGGTTCATCGTGCACGCCGAGGTGTACGACGCGTTCACGGCCGCCTTCGCGGAGCGGATGGGTGCCCTGGTGGTCGGCGACCCGATGGACGAGGCCACCGACGTCGGTCCGCTGGCGAGCCGTCAGGGCTGTTCGGACATCGAGGAGTTGGTGCGGGACGCGGTGGGGCTGGGCGCGCGGGTGGAGTGCGGCGGCGACCGGCCCGAGGGGCTGGACGGGGGCTGGTACTACCGGCCGACCGTGCTGACCGGGGTGACGCCGGCGATGCGGATCCACCGCGAGGAGGCGTTCGGGCCGGTGGCCACCGTGTACCGCGTGGAGAGCCTCCAGGAGGCGATCGACCTGGCCAACGACTCGCCGTTCGGGCTGAGTTCCAACGTGTGGACGACGGATCCGGCGGAGCGGGAGCAGTGCGTGCGGGACCTGCAGGCGGGCGGGGTGTTCTTCAACGGGATGACCGCCTCGCACCCGGCGTTCCCGTTCGGCGGGGTGAAGCGCTCGGGGTACGGGCGGGAGCTGTCGGGGCACGGGATCCGGGAGTTCTGCAACATCACCACGGTGTGGGTGGGCGCCTGA